DNA from Garra rufa chromosome 5, GarRuf1.0, whole genome shotgun sequence:
AATGTTAGTCTTATGTTAACACAAATGCTAAaatgaaccacagacaacatgaAACAGCAACAAAACCACTTCGTTtgcttacaaataaaaatatcaaatgcATATCAAAGAACACACATCCTTCAGAAGAAATATAAGAATGCGGACATCGCCTGCAGTGTCAAATCACCTGCGCTTCCTCTGCTTGTGACGTCACATGCATTCTCCACTGCTCGCAACACTGCCCATGGATCTTCTTCTAATGGCACAttaaaattttctatttttacatttattatacatGTTTTTCAATGTATATGAATCCAGAAACCAAACCAGATGTTCCTCCTCATTcagggctggactgggacaaaaaaaaaaaaaaaatagtctagATAGTCTATGAAAACTAGGGCTGCACCAATCATGGTGTTTCATGGCCAAATCCGATTGCTGATTTTTACAAGCAaattgtcacgatgcaggcaggaacacacgaacaacgacgtaataaaaatatgtatatttaataaatccaacggaatacacaggaacaccaggggaaacaTCCATAAaacaaagaccgacaagagtactgggaaaacacacaccttaaatagacagactaattacagacacaggtgcagacaataagggagaaaccaaaaacactcagaactgcaggggaaattgggaaaaaccaacaagaaagtccgggggtgtgacattacctcccccttccggaaggcacgtcctcgtgccgacaaacagacaaaaggaaacagtacaaagtcttaggagggggcttaggtggaggacggactcccgggaggaggacacaagatggagtccagggtggtgacggagggaggagccaaggaggtgacaggaaggggctggagcaggaggagccaggtgggacccagaactcagccatgatgggattccaaggtggagccgctggagggaggagccatggtggaggaggagacggaaagccgaagatcttgggtgacaccgcggatccggagggccaaggcggaacccaaggctctggcgaccaaggcggagatggagatccggaggtccgcggcggagccggagtgacagagggccgaggctgtgcccgcgggagggaggaggtccaccgagccggtgggacggagcgacgaggcacagccggaggagtatagtccagaggcgaaggtggggcgacgactgaccagggcggagtcggagggacgatggagcccggtggagctggtggaccgacggccgagacgagggagcagagagccggggtggagccgcagggtcggagggctgaggcggagtccaggactctgaggctggaggcgatggtgagggatcctccagccataacaccgatggagactggcagacccgcggcgaacccaccgcacagatggagCGCTGAGGGTGAGCAAAGGGACAGACAGTAGACAGGGGGAAATCAGGaaggttgggcggaaccagcggagattcagggtggctggacggaaccagcggagattcagggtggctggacggaaccagcggagattcaggcatagacagaaaagggagggtgggtgggaaatccaggcagacaggtatatcagtgacaaagtctattaagtccccaaaatcttgttccagctcacccacagtggtggtgcagtgggcagggttctctaccgccctctcttgctccacgaagcgctccaccgtcgcggatgtaatggccggctctcgcacctggtcggatgtTATGAACCCATCGGCACTCCATAcagctgtcgctccgggctcgggctttccgtctatgATGGGTTTGGGCTCGTAATCCGCAcatcggggtggctggctgggctctgggtccggagagTCCACTCCACAAACcgggcgaagtccgctcgagggccgtcctcggacgacggcgctctgcgtCATATAATGCACAGAGTGCGTcatccgggtagctggtggtgtttgctacaagctggaacatgacggtaaatccctcgagcggtaGATCCTCCTGCTTCAgtcggaggaggatgaattctggtcggaggaaggaatccatgggggaaacacaacggaaacaaaaagactgggaaaaacgaacgggaaacaaaacggaggatAACACGCCAAAAAAataaactgtttcggtcggtctttctgtcacggatcaggcaggaacacacgaacaacgacataataaaaagacgtatatttaataaatccaacggaatacaggtagacacaggaacaccaggggaaacatccataaaacatcaaagaccgacaagagtactgggaaaacacacaccttaaatagacagactaattacagacacaggtgcagacaataagggagaaaccaaaaacactcagaactgcaggggaaattgggaaaaaccaacaagaaagtccgggggtgtgacacaaATGGGCAGATTCTGATTTCAATTGCTAAATATTTCTTCTTTAAGCAAGAGACAAGGAATTATAAAAAgtgtacatgaacaagatgtttattaaccactgcattttaatcacaatcCAAACATACTTTATACATTTAGCATGAgcagttatattttattttaattagataaTTTTAAGATTTAAAGTGAACAGAATGGTCTGATtttagctttgtgaaattatgccTCTGTAAATGTCTTATTTTAGATAATActataaagctgctttgacaaaATCTGTgttgttaaaagtgctatataaataaatctcACTTGATTTTGCCATTTACAGACTTTGTAATTTTCCACCTATTTCCAAATGTGAAGCAATAATAATGCAGGCGGAGCAAGATACTTTATCGCTCTGTCTGTGTGCGCATTGTGATTGGGTTTATTGCTTTCCATACAGAGGACAAACTAATGGGCCGCTGTTCCTGCATGATGGGCCAGTCATTGGCCCCAAAGTGTGTCAACCCACCAGGGAAATGCCTGGCATGCCAGATTACCAATCTTGCCCTTTCTATACTGCTttcaaaaatcaatcattttaggtTCAATTGGCCGTTCAAGATAATTACAGTATTTGTTTCTACATATTTAATTttcaaacattttcatttttgaaggTGTTGAAATCTGAAAATAATATCATTTAATATATAATTCCTATTACTTTGTTGTTACACTTTGTCCCTAATATATACTTATTCAATCTTCAACTCAGGCAATTTAACTCATACATTTGAATATTGTAAAAGTGTTTTGTATTAATTGTTTTAAAGAAGGATGGGTGGCTTTACACACACTATTAAATCTTCTAAAGGAACATTTTATCTGAAATTTCTTCATTCAatgaataatattaaattaattgatCTGCTTCATCTAACAGGTCAACAACATATATTCAAGAAACCTTTTTCTTGTTTAAATACAGtctttagtttttattgtaatgGTTCTGTTATTCCACAAGGTGGAACCATGTGGTGTGAAGTTGCAGGTGAATATAATTTTCCAGTGTACAAAATCTGTTTGTGAAAATTTGAAAGCTTAATTGTCAACTTGGACATTTCAAAATcgcatttgaacaaaaaaatctGTGATTTCATCTGCTTGTTTAATTTTGTCTTTGTTCTTACTTACTTGGGATTGGGGCTGGGCAATGGTGTATGTTCATATCTTGTTTTGGCAGATATGAACATATTTCTTCTTCAGCACATACCTCTGTGAGAGCATTTATGTTGTCCGAAAGCCTGGTAGATTTATGTGGAAACAGGACTATCACAATCAGGTTTTCCACTACACGGTTATTGTGTCCAAAATAATCCACAATAATAACAGAAATCCATGTCTTGAAGAACACTGATGCAGTGCTAAGCTAATTCTCTTTACATTTCAGTCAGTCATCTTCATGGGTCAGTGTAAAAGGAGAAAGTATGTAAAGTCTCACACACATGAGACAGTGTGATGCTATGTGTTTCTGTGTCTTCAGTCTCTGTTGATTGTGTGACTGTGACGTCTCTCCGCAGTGGGTCCTTATTCACTTTCAGCTGATCCTGAGCAAACTGGACTGATGTCTAAATACTGAGAGTCCTACAATGAAACATATAGTATTATATGAGTATTAGACATTACTGCTCTCAAATCACATTAGCAGATCCATTTCAGAAAAATCACGGTATATTCATATTACAGCCAGAGATATGTATGAACAACTGATCATAAATTATTAACAACTACTATCACTTACAGACACTGTAAGAGatgaaaatatttataaatgagaCACATCACAGAATTAAACAGTTTAAAGTACAGACACTAAAGTGGAGCTGAATTATTATCTTATATATCATTACTGAACTTGggtcattttaaaatctttaaataaacaaacactcacaATAGTATAATTTCTCCAGTTTATAATGTGGATCATTCTTCAGATCAGAGAGTAACTTCACTCCGGATTTTCCGAGTTTATTCCCAGACAGTCTCAgatctctcaggtgtgaggggtttgatctcagagctgaagtcagagcagcacaaccttcatctgtgacaccACAATTCCACAACCTGTAGAGAAAAATGACATGGGTTGATCTGTAGTTGAAGTGTCTGTAGTTTGTTATTGACTCTGGTCTCGGAGCAGGAGAGGAAATATAATGAAAAGCATTGCCACAAACTGCTGCTGATAGAAGGAGAATTATGCATGTTGATTTTCTTTTTTCCCAAAAAATGCAAGTTAATGATTTTGTATTGGGCTAAAACATAACTTTCCCTAAACACTCAGGCCCCAGCCCagcccttgtccaacagcttatCAGAATTCTCTGTTAAAATAGTTCACTTTGTTCAGTATGTAATGACAAAGTAATTAGGGGCCAGGCAtggaaggtgcgaaggcacctattgtatccgttggcgttcttcttcttccgtttcttcttctgcttttgagtctatggcagcccatagaaccacttgaaggaaagttgtgaaatttggcacactgatagagagCAGTCTGAAAACTCACCATAGCAAATTTGAAGTCTctatctcaaactctctagcgccactaCTTCCTAAATTTCACACaggtttatgctaataactttaacTTTAACCATAAGGtacagaatacattttttttccctcagaatccttggctcatgccgagtcgaatgaacaccaaaattaaaaagtcttaaggtttagtttttttctatttttaatagttcgaAAAACCtccttttcgaactcgtcctagatggtttgtcagattttcaccaaattggctcagatcatctttagaccatgctggcaaaaagttatggaattcaagttgattagtcaaacggTTCTCAAATAACATGCAAACTAATTCAATGAAAAACATGccaaaatggatgtgaggctacaTCTCCGCAACAGTTTGGCATATTAGACCAAACAGGAGATCtgaaaaatggcttttttttttgcttataccttctcaatggtttggccaaaaatctttAGATTCAGTGGAACATGCAGAGTCAAACCAcacccaattttcccatgtcagatATTTTTGGTGCTCttggcaccatgccctgacaccACTCAAAACGTTTGGAGACAGTTATAatgaaattttgaaaaatgctaactTTTGTTTACATTaacctattgtaatgaaactggtcttgaTATATTCTTTGGCtcatgccgagaacattgatgccaattatggcataattggatgaacattttgattaatgttgaaaacatactttttcaatCTCCCTCTAGACCGTTGGTCCGTTTTTCCCCAAATTTTCcaaccatgctggcaaaaagtgaTGGATTTCATGTCAAAATACAAAACaaccaaactgcatctgaggctgtatctttgcaaagctttgacatattgtcaccaaactttgtatgtgccattgtcaactcacactgaccacgccacatcaatttggtattggttaaaagtaataaatcatccATTAACCATCGACAACATGCCATAGTTGGCCAAGCTTTctatccgccattttgatttatgttgaaaacctacgtTTTCGAACTCCTCCACGAATTTTACAAAAATTGAGTCAAAtgatcttcagactgtgctgacaatgaTGAACTAAATAAACTTAATCTTCAGTCATCAGAGTCATTTCTGCTGAGATTTAGTGTTTACTGAACATTGCTGATTTtattcttaaaggtgccatagaatgcattgagagaatatttttaattgttctctaatatctacatagaaggtatttggcatagaaagggcaaaaaatctacagaaatggttttacaggtccatttacaaccctagaatttgcccctagaatgaaatgctctgttatttggaagcttcatgaatattaatgagctctgctctgattggctgtttcacagagctcaatagcttgcacatggataaaattagatatttaattaggagctctagccgcttttaatatgcggtttgttgaatctgccgttttgaatcgctgatattttagtttcattactgtgatcgctctgtgtaatgttataatgcagagggagtgcttcttaccacacaagttgagcagctcgtcagtgattctcaagatctgtaaatcagtcgccatcatcaggcagttatttctccatcattcaccatcatgcgcaggcatctctctgtttatgtggtaagtgaaatcctgtGTATAGCAATGTAaaaggctagcgctagcattaagctaaccgtgtcccttcagtgactcacgttgtttaactgatgtgctgacgttaccgatgattgggcgatgcaaatgttggaggcgtaactattaacgatcccgggtaagtttcgtaacagtcgggtatatgttggaattgacctatttttcggtggtcttttgcaaatactagatttatataagaaggaggaaacaatggtgtttgagactcatggtatgtcatgtcaaTGTACTgaactattattatttaactatgccgaGGTAAATTcggttttccattctatggcacctttaaaataaaaGGACAAAGACACATGTGACTATCAAGGAGATCTTACCACAGTTTTTCCAGTTTACAGTCAGGATTCTGTAGTATatcagaaagcagcttcactgaaTCTCCAAGTTCATTCCCAGAcagattcagttctctcaggtgtgaggggtttgatctcagagctgacaccagagcagcacaaccttcatctgtaaGACCACAATTATACAACCTGTAGAGAGATGAAAATCATACATGTGAAACACTATCAAACCGCTATCAAGATTCAAGACTTTGTCACATACACagttatatatatgatatataaccAGCAGTGGAAATCTATGTCGTGTCCGCTCCATAGATAGCAAAATTTAGACAAAGTGCCGGACATTATACAATAATCTTACAAAGgaaataaatgttgaaatgaaaTAGGAATGTACAAGAGAGGAATATGCTGAGGTATTTACAAAGAAGAAAATACATCCTATTAAAAAAGCAATCAAACAACTTGCTGCAATGAACAACTTGCAATTAAATTTATTCATGCCATGAGAAAAAAACTGCACATGCATTTCTCAATGTCAAATTACATAAATTTCACGCATGGGCAAATTTACATACATTTGAAAAAATGTTAAGACTGCATTAAATCAACATCTATTATCTATTGTTTGACTAAAATTCTAATGGTAGGTACATGTGTTGTAAGAAAATGTTTAAAACTAATATGCATGCCGGACTGTGAACTGGCAGACAGTTCAGGTGTTTTAATATAAGTCTGAGTCTCTTGTCATTCCAGATAAAATGTCtctcaaaaatatataaatgacaaTTCAAAAAAAGTGTGTTCATGTATTTCTGCTTGGTCTTTTATGccaaatgtgaaatatttaaattcCTTCTTTATGttcatttgaacatttttaactGGAAAACCTGATTTATTTATACACAACTTCGTTTGAATGCATGAAGAAATATTTTACAGTGTCTCTGTATTGAAAATACATTAAGACCATTAAGATATTAGCTACAGCACTTCAGATTTATGagcttttaacttttattttcttAACTTTTTTAACAGTGAAATGATTGTTCTTATTGATACTTACTGAACTGATCTGGATTCTTTAATCACAGGCAGCAACTTTTGAAGAACTTTCATATTTTCAGGTTTATTCTTTCCTTTAacaaatttatttaaacaaaactcaTCCAGTTCCTCttctgatgtcaacaacacaaaaacTACAGCTGACCACTGAGATGAAGATAGTTTAGCTTCACTTATTGTTCCAGATTTCAGATACTGTTGTATTTCCTCCACTAGTGAACGGTCACCCAAttcattcagacagtggaacagattgatggatttctcTGGAGAGTCAATGGTCCTGATCTTCTTCTTGATGAACTCAACTGTTTTCTCATTGCTGTCAGAGCTGCTTCTTTTTAGTGTCATTATTCGTTGTAGGATAATCTGATGAGACTCCACTGACAAACCCAGAAGGAACCGCAGGaaaagatccagatgtccattTTTACTCTGTAGAGCCTCATTCACAGCTCTCTGATGCAGCTCAGATAATGAAACATGTTTTGATGAATTGAGTTGAAACTTGTCCTTCACTTTAGACTGCGAACTCTGTTTGGTGATTGGCTCAAACACATTTCTGCTGTGGTTTGTCCAGGAGAGGTGCACATATAGAGCTGCTAGATGTTCCTGAATGCTCAGATGAACAAAGCAGAAGACCTTCCCCTGATACAAGCCaaactcctctctgaagatctgagtgCACAATCCTGAGTACACTGATGCTTCTGTCACATCAATGCCACACTCTCTCAGGTCTTCCTCATAGAAGATCAGGTTGCCTTTCACAAGCTGCTGAAAAGCCAATTTCCCCAGTTTGAGGATCATGTCTTCATCTGTCACCTTCTTCTCATAGTCCTTCTCATGTTTGATGTTGGACTGAAGgatcaggaagtgtgtgtacatttgagtgagagtcttgggaatctctccactctctgctcgactcaacatcttctctagaacagtggctgagatccagcagaacactgggatgtggcacatgatgtagaggctcctcgatgacttcaggtgtgagatgatcctgtcggccagactctgatcactgattctcttcTTGAAGTATTCCTCCTTCTGTGGCGCATTGAAGCCTCTTACCTCTGTCACTCGATGGACACACTCAGAGGGGATgagatcagctgctgctggtctggaggtgatccagatgagagcagaaggaaATAGATAACCCAAAATGAGGTTCATCAGCAGCACATCCACTGAGGCTGATTCACTGACATCACACAACCTCACATCGCTTTGAAAATCCAAAGACAAacgacactcatccagaccatcaaagatgaacaacaCTTTATATTCATCACTGGATATTTCCATTTCTTTAATTTCAGGGAAAAAGACATGAAGTAGATCTGAAAGACTGAGTGTTTTGTCCTTCATCAAGTTGATTTCTCTaaaaggaagtggaaatatgagctGGACGTCCTGATTCTCCttcccttcagcccagtccaggatgaacttctgcacagagactgtttttccaatgccagcgactccctttGTCAGCACAGTTCTGATGGCTTTGTCTTGTCCAGGTAAAGGTCTAAAGATGTCATTGCATTTGATGGCTGTGTCTTCTGTTGCTGCTCTCCTGGATTGtgtctcaatctgtctcacctcatgctcattactgatctctccactctcactctctgtgatgtagagctctgtgtagatctcattcaggAGTGTTGGGTTTCCCTGAGTCGATGTTCCCTCATACAGAGGCTCaaatttcttcatcagatttgatcTAAACATGTTGAGGACTTCATGTctggaaaatattaaaataccatATTATTACATGAGTTACAGAGGTAAATGCACAGatcaaaatgtcttttttgttttctgtgttaCACTGAACATATCACAGGGTTTATGAAATGTGTCAGTATTAATGATGTATTTTAGTAATGTGTGATGAtgcattgcattaaaaaaatcccACAGTTTACCTTACACCAGGATACCTGCTGTCTTGTGGTTGATTCATAGACTGGTCATATTTCTCAAAGACGGGTTTTGTTACAGCTGTTCTTGGTGACAGGATTGACCTTGAATCAAGAATTAAACACTCTGACATTGGTGACTTTTTTAAACGACCTTAATAACAGTTATGACACTTTCTCAAGGGCACAACtggaaaaaatatgtaaaaaaaaaaaaaaaaaaattctactctgtgCTCTATATCTGTTTGTTGCCATTGGATTTATTGCATTTTCTAGCCACTTATGCTCATATTCATTTATTACATTATCATATAattactgtaaaatgtaatacCTGTGGTTAAACCTTGTGTCAtcacttttaaaattaattgGACGGATCATAGAATCCTCActcctcatagacacacagctgggctctGGTTCTGATTTCTTCTGGTGAACTGAACTATAACAGAGAGAGATTAAAGGTACAGTAAGTGCTTTCTTAGACGTGTCTCTCTGTGTGAGCAAGTGTTAAAATATCAGACGaaataatgaaataatcacaTGATAAATGACCAAAACAAATATTTCAGTTATGTCTGTTAATGAAATATTGTCCCTTAAATGTTGTGGATGACCTATAGACGTATCACTCTTCATAAACACACAGATGGCAGCAGTCATGAAGTAGATTGCGTTACAGGTTTATCAGCAAAGTTTCGATCGTGTTGATGATTTATAGGAGGTATCTTTGCGTATCAAGTATATTACAGCTAATATATTCAGAAATAGACGCAAATAAAGGGTAGTCGTGTCCTTATGGATAGAGAGCCGGACTGCTCTGTGTGTGTTCACTTGTATGGGATAAATGCACAAACTACAAGTATGGGAcacaccatacttggccacatggCACTTTCACTTTCACATTTTAATTATTGCCTaacagaatataaaaaaaaatgtttactgtaaattataagagaatataatttttttaattgtagcGAAAACATTATAACACGCATTGCCAAACAAGCAATTTATACCCGCAAAGGGTTAATATAGTATGCATTCCTGTTAATATAGTACCTGCATCCTGGAGAAAAGTCTTCATCTCGAGAAGTTTGTGTGTCATCCATGATGAAGCTGAACAGACAGAAGACTGAGATCTCCAACACTTATTCCGGGTGGAAATTACAAACTAATCATTTATTTGAACGGATCCTGAGAGTCGAAGAAACAGGAGAACGACGGTGGTGTCACTCAAATACACTATATATTAGTCTTATGTTGAGCACAAATGCTTAAATGAACCACAGACAACACGAAACAGAAACAAAACTACTTCAtttgcttaaaataaaaatatcaaacgCATATCAAACGAATTTCAAAGAACACGTCTTTAAGAAGAAATATGCGAAAGAATGCGGACATCACCTGCAGCGTCGAGTCACCTGCGCTTCCTCTGTCAGTGACGTCACATGCATTCTCCACTGCTCACCTGTGGATCTTATTCTAATGGC
Protein-coding regions in this window:
- the LOC141335455 gene encoding NLR family CARD domain-containing protein 3-like, producing MDDTQTSRDEDFSPGCSSVHQKKSEPEPSCVSMRSEDSMIRPINFKSDDTRFNHRHEVLNMFRSNLMKKFEPLYEGTSTQGNPTLLNEIYTELYITESESGEISNEHEVRQIETQSRRAATEDTAIKCNDIFRPLPGQDKAIRTVLTKGVAGIGKTVSVQKFILDWAEGKENQDVQLIFPLPFREINLMKDKTLSLSDLLHVFFPEIKEMEISSDEYKVLFIFDGLDECRLSLDFQSDVRLCDVSESASVDVLLMNLILGYLFPSALIWITSRPAAADLIPSECVHRVTEVRGFNAPQKEEYFKKRISDQSLADRIISHLKSSRSLYIMCHIPVFCWISATVLEKMLSRAESGEIPKTLTQMYTHFLILQSNIKHEKDYEKKVTDEDMILKLGKLAFQQLVKGNLIFYEEDLRECGIDVTEASVYSGLCTQIFREEFGLYQGKVFCFVHLSIQEHLAALYVHLSWTNHSRNVFEPITKQSSQSKVKDKFQLNSSKHVSLSELHQRAVNEALQSKNGHLDLFLRFLLGLSVESHQIILQRIMTLKRSSSDSNEKTVEFIKKKIRTIDSPEKSINLFHCLNELGDRSLVEEIQQYLKSGTISEAKLSSSQWSAVVFVLLTSEEELDEFCLNKFVKGKNKPENMKVLQKLLPVIKESRSVQLYNCGLTDEGCAALVSALRSNPSHLRELNLSGNELGDSVKLLSDILQNPDCKLEKLWLWNCGVTDEGCAALTSALRSNPSHLRDLRLSGNKLGKSGVKLLSDLKNDPHYKLEKLYY